From Paenibacillus sp. PK3_47, the proteins below share one genomic window:
- a CDS encoding M42 family metallopeptidase, which translates to MNQETIDLFKTLTEFPAAPGFERELRAYVKDAMTPYTEEFVQDRLGSLFGVLRGEENGPKIMVAGHFDEVGFMVTGITDNGMIRFQPLGGWLASAVASQRLQIITPKGTLKGVVGSTPIHLLSNEERGKTGEISKMYIDIGADSREEAQSFGVAPGQQILPICPFTPLANPKKILAKAWDNRYGVGLAIELVKALHGKKLPNTVFAGATVQEEVGLRGARTAANLLNPDIFFGLDASAAADMTGDRQAFGQLGKGALLRIYDPTMITHRGLIEYVQDTADTHRIKYQYFVSQGGTDAGAVHTSGIGVPSAVIGICSRYIHTASSVIHSDDYDAAKELLIKLVEGLDRTTLQTIIENS; encoded by the coding sequence ATGAATCAAGAAACAATCGACCTGTTCAAAACACTGACTGAATTCCCTGCAGCCCCGGGCTTTGAGCGTGAACTGCGCGCATACGTCAAGGATGCTATGACACCTTATACGGAAGAGTTCGTGCAGGACCGCCTCGGAAGCCTGTTCGGCGTCCTGCGCGGCGAAGAAAACGGCCCCAAAATTATGGTGGCCGGGCATTTTGACGAAGTAGGCTTTATGGTTACCGGGATTACGGACAACGGAATGATCCGTTTTCAGCCGCTTGGCGGCTGGCTGGCCTCTGCTGTCGCTTCGCAGCGGCTGCAGATTATCACGCCCAAGGGTACACTGAAAGGGGTTGTAGGCAGCACACCGATTCATCTGCTGAGCAATGAGGAACGGGGCAAAACCGGAGAGATCAGCAAGATGTACATAGATATCGGTGCAGACAGCCGGGAAGAGGCGCAAAGCTTCGGCGTGGCCCCCGGGCAGCAGATCCTGCCGATCTGCCCGTTCACCCCGCTCGCCAATCCCAAGAAAATCCTGGCCAAAGCCTGGGATAACCGCTACGGCGTGGGCCTGGCTATTGAGCTGGTCAAGGCACTGCACGGCAAAAAGCTGCCGAACACCGTATTTGCCGGCGCAACTGTCCAGGAGGAAGTGGGCCTGCGCGGCGCCCGCACAGCGGCAAACCTGCTGAACCCGGACATCTTCTTCGGTCTGGATGCCAGCGCTGCGGCGGATATGACCGGTGACCGCCAGGCCTTCGGCCAGCTGGGCAAAGGCGCGCTGCTGCGTATCTATGATCCGACCATGATCACTCACCGCGGGCTGATCGAATACGTGCAGGATACGGCGGATACCCACCGGATCAAATACCAGTATTTCGTGTCCCAGGGCGGAACGGATGCCGGAGCGGTTCATACGAGCGGAATCGGCGTGCCTTCAGCCGTCATCGGTATCTGCTCACGCTACATCCACACCGCTTCATCGGTCATTCACAGCGATGACTACGATGCAGCCAAGGAGCTGCTGATCAAGCTTGTCGAAGGGCTGGACCGTACTACACTTCAGACCATTATTGAGAACAGCTAA
- a CDS encoding PTS sugar transporter subunit IIA, with product MSILSENKVIMNGTAKDKYEAIAMAGKLLVEAGHVTEEYVPKMLEREEVVSTYMGGGLAIPHGTKDARPFIKSTGLSIIRFPEGVDFGGDEPAFVVIGIAAAGDNHMEVLTNVAMIFTEDDAIERVMNAPTPADVIAIFEGGME from the coding sequence ATGAGTATACTATCCGAAAATAAAGTGATTATGAACGGTACCGCCAAAGATAAATACGAGGCTATTGCTATGGCCGGCAAGCTGCTGGTGGAAGCAGGACATGTAACTGAAGAGTATGTGCCAAAAATGCTGGAGCGTGAAGAAGTTGTATCGACATACATGGGCGGAGGCCTGGCTATTCCCCATGGTACCAAAGATGCAAGACCTTTCATCAAATCTACTGGCCTTTCCATCATCCGTTTTCCTGAAGGCGTGGATTTTGGTGGGGATGAGCCGGCTTTTGTTGTAATCGGGATTGCTGCAGCAGGCGACAACCACATGGAAGTGCTGACCAATGTAGCGATGATCTTTACCGAAGATGACGCGATTGAGCGGGTGATGAACGCGCCTACCCCAGCGGATGTAATTGCCATCTTTGAAGGGGGCATGGAATAA
- the spoVAD gene encoding stage V sporulation protein AD gives MKQLGSQTWQFTSRPVILGSSAVVGPEEGEGPLASDFDFIYDSLEMGEKTWEKAERALFEKSAKLALMNAGIEESQLEFFVGGDLMNQIISSSFAARKLGVPYLGVFGACSTSMESLAIASMIIDSGGASYALAGTSSHNCTVEKQFRFPTEYGSQKPPYAQYTVTGSGCAIVGRNDGTAKGPHVAMATIGRIMDLGLTDPFNMGAAMAPAAADTLTAHFRDTGLSPGHYDLIVTGDLASVGLPITKDLLAKEGIPMEQTTFNDCGLMIYDRDKQKYVIAGGSGCGCSATVTYGHILKRLKKGELKRVLIVATGALLSPLSYQQGESIPCIAHAVVLESGGEGQ, from the coding sequence ATGAAACAGCTCGGCAGCCAGACCTGGCAATTCACCAGCCGTCCCGTCATCCTGGGTTCTTCCGCGGTCGTAGGGCCGGAGGAGGGAGAAGGCCCTTTGGCTTCAGATTTTGATTTTATTTATGATTCGCTTGAGATGGGTGAAAAAACCTGGGAAAAAGCAGAGCGAGCCTTGTTCGAGAAGTCTGCCAAGCTCGCTCTTATGAATGCAGGAATAGAAGAAAGCCAACTGGAGTTTTTTGTCGGCGGCGATTTGATGAACCAGATCATCAGCAGCTCTTTTGCGGCAAGAAAGCTGGGTGTCCCTTACCTCGGTGTATTCGGCGCCTGCTCCACCTCAATGGAGAGTCTGGCCATCGCTTCGATGATTATCGATTCAGGAGGAGCCAGCTATGCCCTGGCAGGGACCTCCAGCCACAACTGTACTGTGGAGAAGCAGTTCCGTTTTCCGACCGAATACGGCTCGCAGAAGCCTCCGTATGCCCAATATACGGTCACAGGCTCAGGCTGCGCGATTGTCGGCCGTAATGACGGCACGGCAAAAGGGCCTCATGTAGCCATGGCAACGATCGGCCGCATCATGGATTTAGGCCTGACCGATCCGTTCAACATGGGGGCAGCTATGGCCCCGGCTGCCGCGGACACCCTTACTGCACATTTCCGGGACACCGGGCTGTCGCCGGGGCATTACGATTTAATAGTGACAGGTGACCTAGCCTCTGTGGGGCTGCCGATTACCAAAGATCTGCTGGCTAAGGAAGGCATACCCATGGAACAGACGACCTTCAATGACTGCGGCCTGATGATCTACGACCGGGACAAGCAGAAGTATGTCATTGCCGGGGGGAGCGGCTGCGGATGCTCGGCAACAGTCACCTATGGCCATATTTTGAAACGATTGAAAAAAGGCGAGCTGAAACGCGTGCTTATTGTGGCTACGGGGGCGCTGCTCTCACCGCTGTCTTACCAGCAGGGCGAATCCATTCCGTGTATAGCGCATGCGGTGGTTCTGGAGAGCGGAGGTGAAGGACAATGA
- the spoVAE gene encoding stage V sporulation protein AE gives MIYLWAFLVGGAICVIGQLMFDVLKLTPAHTMSTLVVAGAAADAFGLYDPLVKFAGAGASVPITSFGNSLVHGALTELERDGWIGVVTGIFDVTSAGISAAIVFSFLAALVVRPKG, from the coding sequence ATGATCTATTTATGGGCTTTTTTGGTCGGGGGAGCGATCTGCGTGATCGGGCAGCTGATGTTCGATGTGCTGAAGCTGACACCGGCGCACACGATGAGTACTCTTGTAGTGGCAGGAGCCGCAGCGGATGCTTTCGGGCTGTATGACCCGCTGGTAAAATTCGCGGGAGCCGGGGCAAGCGTGCCGATTACCAGCTTTGGCAACTCCCTGGTACACGGAGCGCTTACCGAGCTGGAGCGGGATGGATGGATCGGCGTGGTCACCGGGATTTTTGATGTGACAAGTGCCGGGATCTCTGCGGCCATTGTATTTTCCTTTTTGGCGGCGCTTGTCGTACGTCCTAAAGGGTAA
- the spoVAC gene encoding stage V sporulation protein AC produces the protein MTPQDYEKLSKPFVPSRPVFKNCIRAFLSGGLICVIGQGIQEAFMAIFDMSAREAASPTVAVLILISVILTSFGVYDKLAQWCGAGTAVPVTGFANSMCSAALEHRAEGLVLGVGANMFKLAGSVIVFGVVAAFVVGVVYAIMGWGGSH, from the coding sequence ATGACTCCGCAGGATTACGAGAAATTGTCCAAGCCGTTCGTGCCTTCGCGCCCGGTATTCAAGAACTGTATCCGGGCTTTCCTGTCAGGCGGTCTCATCTGTGTCATCGGACAGGGCATCCAGGAGGCCTTCATGGCCATATTTGATATGAGCGCCCGTGAAGCCGCAAGCCCTACAGTTGCTGTACTGATTCTGATTTCAGTGATTCTGACCAGCTTCGGGGTTTATGACAAGCTGGCCCAGTGGTGCGGAGCCGGAACAGCGGTTCCCGTTACGGGGTTTGCCAACAGCATGTGCTCCGCCGCGCTTGAACACCGGGCCGAAGGACTTGTGCTCGGAGTCGGTGCCAATATGTTCAAGCTGGCCGGGTCCGTGATCGTATTCGGTGTTGTCGCTGCTTTTGTAGTCGGCGTAGTATATGCCATTATGGGCTGGGGAGGTTCGCATTAG
- a CDS encoding mannitol-1-phosphate 5-dehydrogenase yields MKAVHFGAGNIGRGFIGLLLSQAGYEVCFVDVNEAFVAQLKERGEYPVTLASEGRETVIVKNVTALSSVTHAEEVAAAIAEADLMTTAVGVTILKHIAGTVAEGIKRRVAVSDAPLHVIACENAIGGSAQLKELVYEKLDEASRIKADASVAFPNAAVDRIVPLQQHEDILKVVVEPFYEWVVDSSQMIPGYTPVEGVHYVENLEPYIERKLFTVNTGHCSAAYLGYLRGYETIQQAMADESLTARVREVLEETGAVLTQKHGFDEAEHGKYIDKILERFRNPALTDEVSRVGRSPIRKLSPNDRLVSPALQAYDRGLGYKALTRSMAGALLFKAADDPEAVELQAAIAELGVEAALTKYTGLDADHAVHQSVMAEYAALK; encoded by the coding sequence ATGAAGGCTGTTCATTTCGGTGCAGGTAATATCGGGAGAGGGTTCATCGGCCTGCTCCTGTCCCAGGCAGGGTATGAGGTATGTTTTGTCGATGTGAACGAAGCCTTTGTGGCACAGCTTAAGGAACGCGGGGAATACCCGGTGACACTGGCCAGTGAAGGCCGGGAAACCGTAATTGTAAAGAATGTGACTGCACTCAGCAGTGTTACTCATGCCGAAGAGGTGGCAGCGGCGATTGCTGAAGCAGATCTCATGACAACAGCGGTGGGCGTTACCATTCTGAAGCATATTGCCGGCACTGTGGCTGAAGGGATCAAGAGACGGGTGGCCGTCTCTGATGCGCCGCTGCATGTGATTGCCTGCGAAAATGCCATCGGCGGCAGCGCCCAGCTCAAGGAGCTGGTATATGAGAAGCTGGATGAGGCTTCCCGTATCAAAGCAGATGCATCCGTAGCGTTCCCAAATGCGGCTGTGGACCGGATTGTTCCGCTGCAGCAGCATGAGGATATACTCAAAGTCGTAGTAGAACCGTTCTATGAATGGGTTGTGGATTCCTCCCAGATGATTCCGGGATATACACCGGTAGAAGGCGTGCATTACGTAGAGAACCTGGAGCCTTATATCGAGCGCAAACTGTTCACTGTAAATACAGGGCATTGTTCTGCGGCTTACCTCGGCTATTTGCGCGGTTACGAGACGATCCAGCAGGCGATGGCTGATGAAAGCCTGACTGCCCGGGTACGCGAAGTACTGGAGGAGACCGGCGCTGTTCTTACGCAAAAGCATGGATTTGATGAGGCAGAGCATGGGAAGTACATCGACAAAATCCTTGAGCGTTTCCGTAATCCTGCACTGACCGATGAAGTGTCCCGTGTAGGACGTTCGCCAATCCGCAAGCTGTCTCCTAACGACCGGCTTGTATCGCCGGCGCTGCAGGCGTACGACAGGGGACTTGGATACAAGGCTCTGACACGTTCTATGGCGGGGGCACTGCTGTTCAAGGCTGCAGATGACCCGGAGGCGGTGGAGCTCCAAGCAGCGATCGCCGAGCTTGGAGTGGAAGCAGCGCTAACCAAGTACACGGGTCTGGATGCAGACCATGCCGTACATCAGTCTGTAATGGCGGAATACGCAGCGCTGAAATAG